A window of Selenomonas ruminantium subsp. lactilytica TAM6421 contains these coding sequences:
- a CDS encoding glycoside hydrolase family 2 TIM barrel-domain containing protein: MSESRFSLAQLANPEFFQENRLPAHSDHHFYADMAELNRGESSFVRSLDGLWHFHYAKNPRLAPQGFEQPDFDCRDWDTIRVPAHFQLEGYGVPQYTNQTYPWDGHEAVLPGQVPEHFNPTGSYVKYFRLPAGWQNLYLSLTGVESAVAVYLNGHYVGYSEDSFTPADFDLTPYLTEGENKLALRVYRFSSGSWIEDQDFWRFGGIFREVSIYTKPEIHLEDLKITALPENDYQDGKLTGQISWSNAAMKKVKISLLSANGEMLAEEDITGAEGQDAFILTVKGAKLWSAEHPYLYKLLLAVYDEADNLQEVIPYNVGFREFKMDGNIMKINGRRIVFKGVNRHEFDCYRGRAMDPAAFEQDIITMKQHIINALRCSHYPNSSYIYELCDRYGLYVIDETNLETHGTWQKNGVLSRDENTLPNDHDEWQAIILDRAQSMLERDKNHASIIIWSCGNESCGGKDIFAMSEYFRKTDPTRLVHYESIFWDRRYNATSDMESQMYTKVADIEKFLAEHRDKPFICCEYTHSMGNSNGGMHKYTELTEREPLYQGGFIWDFVDQALAKKDRYGKDFLAYGGDFGERSSDYNFSGDGILYADRKLTAKLQDVKFNYQDFHLRVEADGVTIENISLFTDAAEYDLHYELLLDGRKVWEKTESAPSVKPGESLRLELMDLPVTDAGEECLTAALVLKEDTAWAKKGHEMAFGQGVWQVEEVEVASPAEAVADGEVSGPAHYTANLPLTERSEEPLHVVRGDINLGVQFAGGEILFSSAQGNIVSYKYDGVELLEEMPKPSFWRAPVDNDYGCRRDFAVAQWKLASLYRRCVKKEMLLEGAWQEFNWFGQLGIQEYDARNVSVRFTYELATQPLSSCQLTYTVCADGSLKTELDYEQAAGLPEIPDFAMLFTLPADYSELRYYGFGPQANYIDRQEGAKLGIFNSTVAGEMEEYLLPQECGNHNGVRWLEVTDKRGRGVRISGDIPLSASALPYSAHELENARHSYDLPQVHHTYLRASSGQCGVGGDDTWGAPVLPEYRLQNETKHLEFFFKGI; the protein is encoded by the coding sequence ATGTCTGAATCCAGATTTTCTCTGGCCCAATTGGCCAATCCTGAGTTTTTCCAAGAGAATCGCCTGCCTGCACATAGCGATCATCATTTTTATGCCGATATGGCAGAACTGAATCGCGGAGAATCATCCTTCGTGCGCAGTCTGGACGGACTCTGGCATTTCCACTATGCGAAGAATCCGCGCCTGGCGCCGCAGGGCTTTGAGCAGCCGGACTTTGACTGCCGTGATTGGGATACGATAAGAGTGCCGGCGCATTTCCAGCTCGAGGGCTATGGCGTGCCGCAGTATACGAACCAGACCTATCCCTGGGATGGACATGAAGCCGTGCTTCCCGGTCAGGTGCCGGAGCATTTCAATCCCACGGGTTCCTATGTGAAGTATTTCCGCCTGCCTGCTGGCTGGCAGAATCTCTATCTGTCATTGACCGGCGTGGAGTCAGCGGTGGCAGTTTACCTCAACGGCCATTATGTAGGCTACAGCGAGGACAGCTTTACCCCGGCGGATTTTGATCTGACGCCGTATCTCACGGAGGGCGAGAACAAGCTGGCACTGCGCGTCTATCGGTTCTCTTCGGGCAGCTGGATCGAGGACCAGGATTTCTGGCGCTTTGGCGGGATCTTCCGGGAAGTGAGCATCTATACGAAACCGGAAATCCATCTGGAAGATCTGAAAATCACGGCCCTTCCAGAAAACGATTACCAAGATGGAAAACTGACGGGGCAGATCAGCTGGTCCAATGCTGCCATGAAAAAGGTCAAAATCAGCCTGCTCTCTGCTAACGGGGAAATGCTGGCGGAGGAGGATATCACCGGGGCTGAGGGCCAGGATGCGTTTATCCTGACGGTGAAAGGCGCCAAGCTTTGGAGCGCAGAGCACCCTTATCTCTATAAACTGCTGCTGGCTGTCTACGATGAAGCGGACAATCTGCAGGAAGTCATTCCCTATAACGTGGGTTTCCGCGAATTCAAGATGGATGGCAATATCATGAAGATCAACGGCCGGCGTATCGTGTTCAAGGGCGTGAACCGTCATGAGTTCGACTGCTATCGCGGACGGGCCATGGATCCGGCGGCTTTTGAGCAGGATATCATCACCATGAAGCAGCACATTATCAATGCCCTGCGCTGCTCCCATTATCCCAACAGCAGTTATATCTATGAGCTCTGTGACCGCTATGGTTTATATGTGATTGACGAGACGAATCTTGAAACCCATGGCACATGGCAGAAGAACGGCGTGCTCTCCCGCGATGAAAATACCCTGCCCAATGACCATGATGAATGGCAGGCAATCATCCTCGACCGCGCCCAATCCATGCTGGAACGGGATAAGAACCATGCGTCCATCATCATCTGGTCCTGCGGCAATGAGTCCTGTGGCGGCAAGGATATCTTTGCCATGAGCGAGTATTTCCGCAAGACGGATCCCACGCGCCTCGTGCACTATGAAAGCATTTTCTGGGATAGAAGATACAATGCCACCAGTGATATGGAAAGCCAGATGTATACGAAGGTGGCCGATATCGAAAAATTCCTGGCTGAGCACAGGGATAAGCCCTTTATCTGCTGCGAGTACACCCATAGCATGGGCAACAGCAACGGCGGCATGCACAAGTACACGGAACTCACGGAGCGGGAGCCTCTGTATCAGGGCGGCTTTATCTGGGATTTCGTCGATCAGGCGCTGGCGAAAAAAGACCGCTATGGCAAGGACTTCCTGGCCTATGGTGGCGATTTCGGCGAGCGCTCCAGCGACTATAATTTCAGCGGGGATGGCATCCTCTATGCGGACCGCAAGCTTACGGCCAAATTGCAGGATGTGAAGTTCAACTATCAGGATTTCCATCTGCGGGTGGAAGCCGACGGCGTAACCATTGAAAATATCAGCTTGTTCACGGATGCAGCGGAATATGACCTGCATTATGAATTGCTGCTGGATGGCAGGAAGGTCTGGGAAAAGACCGAGTCAGCACCGAGTGTCAAGCCTGGGGAAAGCCTGCGGCTGGAACTTATGGACCTGCCGGTGACCGATGCCGGAGAAGAGTGTCTGACGGCAGCGCTGGTCTTGAAAGAGGATACGGCCTGGGCCAAGAAAGGTCATGAAATGGCCTTCGGTCAGGGCGTATGGCAGGTCGAGGAAGTCGAAGTGGCAAGTCCCGCTGAAGCTGTGGCCGATGGCGAAGTCAGCGGACCGGCGCATTATACTGCGAATCTGCCCTTGACGGAGCGCAGTGAGGAACCCCTGCATGTAGTACGGGGCGATATCAATCTCGGCGTGCAGTTCGCTGGCGGGGAAATCCTGTTTTCCAGTGCGCAGGGCAATATCGTTTCCTATAAATACGATGGTGTGGAACTCTTGGAGGAAATGCCGAAACCTTCCTTCTGGCGTGCCCCTGTTGACAACGATTACGGCTGCCGCCGTGACTTTGCCGTGGCGCAGTGGAAACTGGCCAGCCTTTACCGCCGCTGTGTGAAGAAGGAAATGCTGCTGGAAGGCGCTTGGCAGGAGTTCAACTGGTTCGGCCAGCTGGGCATCCAGGAATATGATGCTCGCAATGTCAGCGTGCGTTTCACCTATGAACTGGCGACACAGCCCTTATCTTCCTGTCAGCTGACCTATACGGTCTGCGCCGATGGCAGCCTGAAGACGGAGCTGGATTATGAGCAGGCAGCCGGCCTGCCGGAGATTCCGGATTTTGCCATGCTCTTCACCCTGCCGGCAGACTACAGTGAACTGCGCTATTATGGCTTCGGCCCGCAGGCCAACTATATTGACCGTCAGGAAGGGGCCAAACTGGGCATCTTCAATTCTACGGTCGCAGGAGAAATGGAAGAGTATCTGCTGCCGCAGGAATGTGGCAACCATAACGGCGTGCGCTGGCTGGAAGTCACCGACAAGCGGGGCAGAGGCGTGCGCATCAGCGGCGATATTCCCCTGTCCGCTTCGGCGCTGCCCTACAGCGCCCATGAACTCGAAAACGCCCGCCATAGCTATGACCTGCCGCAGGTGCACCATACTTATCTGCGGGCTTCGTCCGGCCAGTGCGGCGTCGGCGGCGATGATACCTGGGGCGCACCGGTACTCCCGGAATATCGCCTGCAGAACGAAACGAAACATCTGGAATTTTTCTTTAAAGGGATCTAA
- a CDS encoding flavodoxin, whose amino-acid sequence MSKVAIVYWSGTGNTEAMAKAIEEGAKGAGGDVSLFEVESFKASSVPDYDGLIFGCPAMGDEVLEEGSFEPLFTDAEKSLSGKPVALFGSYGWGGGAWMESWAERTRGDGAKLFSDGLIVENAPGDAELADCRQLGEDFVKSL is encoded by the coding sequence ATGAGTAAAGTTGCGATCGTTTATTGGTCTGGCACGGGCAATACCGAAGCCATGGCCAAGGCTATTGAAGAAGGTGCCAAAGGGGCTGGCGGGGATGTGAGTCTCTTTGAAGTGGAATCCTTCAAGGCCTCCAGCGTGCCTGACTATGATGGGCTGATCTTTGGCTGCCCGGCCATGGGGGATGAAGTGCTCGAAGAAGGTTCCTTTGAACCGCTCTTCACGGATGCAGAAAAAAGCCTGTCCGGCAAGCCCGTGGCGCTCTTTGGCTCCTACGGCTGGGGCGGCGGCGCCTGGATGGAAAGCTGGGCCGAGCGCACCCGCGGGGATGGTGCCAAATTGTTCTCCGACGGTCTGATCGTCGAAAATGCTCCCGGGGATGCGGAACTTGCCGATTGCCGCCAGCTGGGGGAAGACTTCGTAAAGTCCTTGTGA
- a CDS encoding DUF3793 family protein produces the protein MLMGLKTASLLSFQKSRFDDFEAMLADYLPCFNCKGISVFRLSEGEEYVLLLFYRKKSLLKDLAQPAAKKILKQLGYRHDDTLMGMLEYLKMRMQLKKSFPHEVGLFLGYPPEDVAGFIQHKGQDFAYSGYWKVYVNERETRALFDLYADCTQDFCLRLEGGASLPDLVKAV, from the coding sequence ATGCTGATGGGACTCAAGACGGCCAGCCTGCTCTCGTTTCAGAAGAGCCGGTTCGATGATTTTGAGGCCATGCTGGCTGACTATCTGCCGTGTTTCAACTGCAAGGGTATATCGGTTTTCCGTCTGTCAGAAGGGGAAGAATATGTGCTCCTGCTCTTTTATCGGAAGAAGTCCCTGTTGAAGGATTTGGCTCAGCCGGCGGCGAAGAAGATACTGAAGCAGCTGGGATATCGTCATGACGATACCCTGATGGGGATGCTTGAGTATCTGAAAATGCGGATGCAGCTCAAAAAATCCTTTCCCCATGAGGTGGGCCTGTTTCTGGGGTATCCCCCGGAGGATGTAGCCGGTTTCATCCAGCACAAAGGGCAGGATTTTGCCTACAGTGGTTATTGGAAGGTGTACGTCAACGAACGGGAAACAAGGGCGCTCTTTGATCTGTATGCTGACTGTACCCAGGATTTTTGTTTGCGGCTGGAGGGGGGCGCCAGTCTCCCCGATTTAGTCAAGGCCGTATAA
- the dcuC gene encoding C4-dicarboxylate transporter DcuC yields the protein MLGLLIATIVVVWVARFVLKKYPAQPVLFTAGIVMMMLALIFGLGEILPAKQSTGSPWLDIIQSISLAFSSRAAKLGMIIMLIGGFSKYMDCIGASTSLVRIAIKPLKKLGHPYLVLALTSVLGNFLAMFISSASGFGLLLMVTMYPVLVRLGVSRIAACAVIATTSAPGWGPAGADNIFAAELIGMDIVPYFMQYQVPVGLCTIAALAITHFFVQRHLDAKNPDEMAGKDVSAAVTEEQAKAQETPAVPSFYALLPTLPLLLVLFFGLNENTGINMDISLATLVSIFLTMLIEFIRHRDGLKACKDIGAFWNGMGLQMAAVVTLVVAAETFSKGLMSLGAIDTLIQGAQNAGFGGIGMMFVFVAIIIAATLITGSGNATFFAFVPLAPKVAALSGIAPVLLVLPMNFVSNLARSLSPIAAVMIVVAGAAGLSPMDLAKRTFIPVAVATVVNIAVTLILFF from the coding sequence ATGTTAGGTCTTCTTATCGCCACCATCGTGGTGGTCTGGGTTGCCCGCTTCGTGCTCAAGAAGTATCCGGCGCAGCCTGTACTCTTTACCGCCGGCATCGTGATGATGATGCTGGCGCTCATCTTTGGCCTGGGTGAAATCCTGCCGGCCAAACAGTCCACTGGCTCCCCTTGGCTGGATATCATCCAGTCCATCAGCCTCGCTTTCAGCAGCCGCGCAGCCAAGCTCGGCATGATCATCATGCTGATTGGCGGTTTTTCCAAGTATATGGACTGCATCGGCGCCAGCACTTCGCTGGTACGCATTGCCATCAAACCGCTGAAGAAGCTCGGCCATCCCTATCTGGTGCTGGCCCTGACCTCTGTGCTGGGCAACTTCCTGGCCATGTTCATCAGTTCCGCTTCGGGCTTTGGCCTGTTGCTCATGGTCACGATGTATCCGGTGCTGGTTCGTCTGGGCGTAAGCCGGATTGCGGCCTGCGCCGTGATTGCCACCACTTCAGCACCGGGCTGGGGCCCCGCCGGTGCTGACAACATCTTTGCCGCCGAACTCATCGGCATGGACATCGTGCCTTACTTCATGCAGTATCAGGTACCTGTCGGCCTTTGCACCATCGCGGCGCTGGCCATCACCCACTTCTTCGTCCAGCGCCATCTCGATGCCAAGAACCCGGACGAAATGGCCGGCAAGGACGTATCCGCTGCCGTGACCGAGGAACAGGCCAAGGCTCAGGAAACGCCGGCTGTGCCTTCCTTCTATGCCCTGCTGCCCACCCTGCCATTGCTCTTAGTGCTCTTCTTCGGCCTCAATGAGAACACGGGCATCAATATGGATATCAGCCTGGCAACGCTTGTCAGCATCTTCCTGACCATGCTGATTGAATTCATCCGCCATCGTGACGGCCTCAAGGCCTGCAAGGATATCGGCGCCTTCTGGAACGGCATGGGACTGCAGATGGCTGCCGTCGTCACCCTCGTAGTCGCTGCCGAAACCTTCTCCAAAGGCCTGATGTCCCTCGGTGCCATCGATACCCTGATTCAGGGCGCGCAGAACGCCGGCTTTGGCGGTATCGGCATGATGTTCGTGTTCGTAGCCATCATCATCGCTGCCACCCTGATTACCGGCAGCGGCAACGCGACGTTCTTTGCCTTCGTGCCCCTCGCGCCGAAAGTGGCCGCACTGTCCGGCATTGCCCCGGTGCTGCTGGTACTGCCCATGAACTTCGTGTCCAATCTGGCGCGTTCCCTGTCGCC